The Kocuria flava nucleotide sequence CGCGTTCGCCGAGCCCGGCACCGTCCTCGAGGTGGACCTGCGGGGCAAGCCCGAGACCTTCGACGTCGTCCCCCTGCCGTTCTACCGGCGCCAGAAGTAGACCCCGAGCCCTGACCGAAAGGACCCCACCATGAGCACCGTCCTGCCCGACCTGCGCTACTCCGCGGAGCACGAGTGGATCGACTCCGCCTCCCCCGCCCGCATCGGCATCAGTCAGGTCGCCGTCGACGCCCTGGGCGATGTCGTCTACCTCGACCTGCCCGAGGCCGGCTCCACCGTCACCGCGGGCGAGGTCTGCGGCGAGGTCGAGTCCACCAAGTCCGTCTCCGAGCTGTTCTCCCCCGTCACGGGCACCGTGGTCGAGGTCAACGCCGAGGCCGTGGACAACCCCGCCGTCCTCAACGAGGACCCCTACGGCGCCGGCTGGCTGTTCACCGTCGAGGTCTCCGAGGAGGGTCCGCTGCTCTCCGCCCAGGAGTACGCCGACGCCAACGGGGGTGAGCTCGGATGAGCGCGGACGCCACCGCCCTGACCTCCGCCCTCGACCAGGACCTCGCCCTGCTCGACCCCGAGGTCGCCGAGCGCATCGACGCCGAGCTGCGCCGCCAGCAGGACGGGCTGGAGATGATCGCCTCGGAGAACCACACCGCCCGCGCCGTGATGCAGGCCCAGGGCTCCGTGCTGACCAACAAGTACGCCGAGGGCTACCCCGGCCGCCGCTACTACGGCGGCTGCGAGCACGTCGACGTGATCGAGCAGCTGGCCGTCGACCGGGTCAAGGACCTGTTCGGCGCCGCCTTCGCCAACGTCCAGCCTCACTCCGGGGCCCAGGCCAACGCCGCGGTGATGCACGCGCTGCTCACCCCCGGGGACACCGTCCTCGGGCTCGACCTCGCCCACGGCGGGCACCTGACCCACGGGATGAAGCTGAACTTCTCCGGCAGGCTCTACCAGGTCGTGCCCTACGGCGTGGACGAGGCCACCTGCACGGTGGACATGGACGAGGTCGCCCGCCTGGCCCGGGAGCACCGCCCCCGGCTCATCGTCGCCGGCTGGTCGGCGTACCCGCGCCAGCTGGACTTCGCCGCATTCCGCCGCATCGCCGACGAGGTGGGCGCCTGGCTCATGGTCGACATGGCCCACTTCGCCGGGCTCGTCGCCGCCGGGCTGCACCCCAGCCCCGTGCCCCACGCCCACGTGGTCACCTCGACCACGCACAAGACCCTGGCCGGCCCCCGGGGCGGGATCATCCTGTCGAACGAGGCCGAGGTCGCCAAGAAGATCAACTCGGCGGTCTTCCCCGGCCAGCAGGGCGGCCCCCTGGAGCACGTGATCGCGGGCAAAGCGGTCGCCTTCGGCATCGCCGCCGGGGAGGAGTTCCGCGACCGCCAGCGGCGCACCCTCGAGGGCGCCCGCCTGCTCGCCGAGCGCCTGCTCGCCCCGGACGTCGCCGAGGCCGGGATCTCCGTGGTCAGCGGCGGCACCGACGTGCACCTGGTCCTCGTGGACCTGCGCGACTCCGAGCTGGACGGCAAGCAGGCCGAGGACCTCCTCGCCCGGGTCGACATCACGGTCAACCGCAACGCGGTGCCCTTCGACCCCCGCCCGCCGATGGTCACCTCCGGGCTGCGCATCGGCACCCCGGCCCTGGCCACCCGCGGCTTCGGGACGGAGGCCTTCACCGAGGTGGCCGATATCATCGCCGAGACCCTCGTGGCCGGCGCCCGCGCGGGCGCCGGGGGCGTGGACCCAGCGGTGCTGGCCGCCCTCGAGTCCCGCGTCCGGGCGCTGGCCTCGGCGCACCCGCTCTACCCCGGCCTGGCCCCGCTGACCGCGGGCCGCTGAGGACCGGGCCACCGGTTCCCCACCGGGCGGCGCCGGGTGCGGAGGGAGACCCCCTCCGCACCCGGCGCCGCCCCGCACCCCTCTCGTCTGGAGCACATCATGGCCATCAGCGTCTTCGACCTCTTCTCCGTGGGCATCGGCCCCTCGAGCTCCCACACCGTCGGCCCCATGCGCGCCGCCCGACGCTTCGCGCAGACCCTCGTCGAGCAGGAGCTCCACGAGCGGACCGCCGGCCTGCGCGTGGACGTCTACGGCTCCCTGGCCGCCACCGGCCGCGGGCACGGCACGTTCACCGCCATCCTCCTCGGTCTCGAGGGCTACGACCCCGAGACCGTCCTGCCCGACCAGGTCGAGGAGCGCCTGGCGGACATCGCCGCCGGCGGCACCCTGCGGCTGTGCGCCGCCCTCGGCCGGCGCAAGGACCTCCCGTACGCCGTGGAGGACATGGTCCAGCACCCGCTGACCGTGCTCGAGCGGCACACCAACGGCATGCGCTTCCAGGCCCTCGACGCGGACGGGGCCGTGCTGGCCGACGAGACCTGGTTCTCGGTCGGCGGCGGGTTCATCGTCCAGGAGGGCGAGGAGGACGCGGCGGCGGCCGAGCTCGACGAGGCCAGCAAGCAGGTCCCGCACCCGTTCCGCACCGCGCGGGAGCTGCTGGCGCACTGCCGGGCCACGGGCCTGTCCATCAGCGACGTGATGCTGGCCGACGAGCGCACCTGGCGCACCGAGGAGGAGATCCGGGCGGGGCTGCTGCACATCTGGGACGTCATGGAGCAGTGCAAGGACTCCAGCCTGCGCCGCACCGGCACCCTGCCGGGCGGGCTCAAGGTCGCCCGCCGGGCCCCGGCCTGGCACGACCGGCTGCGCCGGGAGGACCCGGACCGGGACCCGTCCTACTGGCAGGAGTGGGTGAACCTCGTGGCCCTGGCCGTCAACGAGGAGAACGCCTCCGGCGGGCGGGTCGTCACCGCCCCGACCAACGGGGCGGCCGGGATCATCCCCGCCGTGCTGTTCTACGCCACCCACTACGTCCCCGAGGTCCGGCGGGCGATGGCCGGCGGGGACGCCGAGGAGCTGCGGCGGGTCCGCGAGTCCGTCGTGGTCCGCTTCCTGCTGGCCGCC carries:
- the gcvH gene encoding glycine cleavage system protein GcvH, coding for MSTVLPDLRYSAEHEWIDSASPARIGISQVAVDALGDVVYLDLPEAGSTVTAGEVCGEVESTKSVSELFSPVTGTVVEVNAEAVDNPAVLNEDPYGAGWLFTVEVSEEGPLLSAQEYADANGGELG
- the glyA gene encoding serine hydroxymethyltransferase, which translates into the protein MSADATALTSALDQDLALLDPEVAERIDAELRRQQDGLEMIASENHTARAVMQAQGSVLTNKYAEGYPGRRYYGGCEHVDVIEQLAVDRVKDLFGAAFANVQPHSGAQANAAVMHALLTPGDTVLGLDLAHGGHLTHGMKLNFSGRLYQVVPYGVDEATCTVDMDEVARLAREHRPRLIVAGWSAYPRQLDFAAFRRIADEVGAWLMVDMAHFAGLVAAGLHPSPVPHAHVVTSTTHKTLAGPRGGIILSNEAEVAKKINSAVFPGQQGGPLEHVIAGKAVAFGIAAGEEFRDRQRRTLEGARLLAERLLAPDVAEAGISVVSGGTDVHLVLVDLRDSELDGKQAEDLLARVDITVNRNAVPFDPRPPMVTSGLRIGTPALATRGFGTEAFTEVADIIAETLVAGARAGAGGVDPAVLAALESRVRALASAHPLYPGLAPLTAGR
- a CDS encoding L-serine ammonia-lyase, coding for MAISVFDLFSVGIGPSSSHTVGPMRAARRFAQTLVEQELHERTAGLRVDVYGSLAATGRGHGTFTAILLGLEGYDPETVLPDQVEERLADIAAGGTLRLCAALGRRKDLPYAVEDMVQHPLTVLERHTNGMRFQALDADGAVLADETWFSVGGGFIVQEGEEDAAAAELDEASKQVPHPFRTARELLAHCRATGLSISDVMLADERTWRTEEEIRAGLLHIWDVMEQCKDSSLRRTGTLPGGLKVARRAPAWHDRLRREDPDRDPSYWQEWVNLVALAVNEENASGGRVVTAPTNGAAGIIPAVLFYATHYVPEVRRAMAGGDAEELRRVRESVVVRFLLAAGAVGVLYKEQASISGAEVGCQGEVGSASSMAAGGLAEVLGGTPEQVENAAEIAMEHNLGLTCDPIGGLVQVPCIERNAIAAAKAINAAKMALWGDGTHRVSLDEVIVTMRETGKDMSHKYKETALGGLAVNVVEC